The nucleotide window CAGGCAGGACCCAGagcaaggagaaggaagagagtttCCAGAGGTGTTGCCTTCAGAGACAGGAGTGCCCTTGACAAGGAAAGAGGGCAACAAAACTACCCAGGAGAGAAACCCTTTATCTGTAAggagtgtgggaaagcctttggTCAGAGTGCAAACCTTATCGTGCACCAAAGAAttcacacaggggagaaacctTTCCTATGTAATGAGTGCGGAAAAGGTTTCAGACAGAGATCACACCTCATATGACATCAGAGGATccatactggtgagaaaccctatgaatgtcaGGAATGTGGGAAGACCTTCAGCCAGAGCTCAAATCTCATAGTTCATCAGGGcatccacactggagagaaatCTTTTGAATGTGAtgagtgtgggaaagccttcagccGGAGTTCAGGCCTGACTGTCCATCAGAGGATCCACACGGGGGAGAAGCCATTTGAGTATAATGAATGCGGCAAAGCTTTCAGTTGTAGTTCATACCTTATTGtgcatcagagaattcacacaggggagaaaccctATCAGTGTAATGAGTGTGGAAGAGCCTTTGGCCAGAGCTCCCATCTTATTCTCCATCAGACAACTCATGCCCAGAAGAAACCTCAGCTGGCTACTTGGGTTAGGGCCCACTGTTAATGGGGCAGAGTTGAATGGTCATGTTATATGCTTGCCTTCAGCCAGGCCA belongs to Pongo pygmaeus isolate AG05252 chromosome 2, NHGRI_mPonPyg2-v2.0_pri, whole genome shotgun sequence and includes:
- the LOC134739140 gene encoding LOW QUALITY PROTEIN: zinc finger protein 239 (The sequence of the model RefSeq protein was modified relative to this genomic sequence to represent the inferred CDS: substituted 1 base at 1 genomic stop codon) codes for the protein MESPEGLYTSRSPSGEGKCKRHQGSQAGPRARRRKRVSRGVAFRDRSALDKERGQQNYPGEKPFICKECGKAFGQSANLIVHQRIHTGEKPFLCNECGKGFRQRSHLIXHQRIHTGEKPYECQECGKTFSQSSNLIVHQGIHTGEKSFECDECGKAFSRSSGLTVHQRIHTGEKPFEYNECGKAFSCSSYLIVHQRIHTGEKPYQCNECGRAFGQSSHLILHQTTHAQKKPQLATWVRAHC